One Sagittula stellata E-37 genomic window carries:
- a CDS encoding DUF167 domain-containing protein: MKPPDLSDLAVPGATLAVRVTPKASRNAVERTDDALRVYVTTVPEGGKATAAVVKLLAKALGVPKSRLELVRGETSRDKVFRVL; encoded by the coding sequence ATGAAACCGCCCGATCTCTCCGACCTCGCCGTGCCCGGCGCGACCCTCGCGGTACGTGTCACGCCCAAGGCCTCGCGCAACGCGGTGGAGCGGACCGACGACGCGCTCCGGGTCTATGTGACCACCGTGCCGGAGGGTGGCAAGGCGACGGCGGCGGTCGTCAAGCTGCTGGCAAAAGCCCTTGGCGTGCCGAAGTCGCGGCTGGAGCTGGTCCGGGGAGAGACCTCACGCGACAAGGTGTTCCGGGTGCTGTGA
- a CDS encoding DUF1467 family protein produces the protein MGITSGLVLFAVIWFMTFLCVIPVRLKTQGDVGHVVEGTHAGSPEVHNLKKKALITTVISLVLWAAIATVILSGAITVRDIDGWMFNRMAPLDAQQ, from the coding sequence ATGGGTATCACTTCCGGACTGGTGCTGTTCGCCGTCATCTGGTTCATGACGTTCCTCTGCGTGATCCCGGTGCGGCTGAAGACGCAGGGCGATGTGGGGCACGTGGTGGAGGGCACCCACGCGGGCAGCCCCGAAGTCCATAACCTGAAGAAGAAGGCGCTGATCACCACGGTGATTTCGCTGGTGCTTTGGGCGGCGATCGCGACGGTGATCCTCTCTGGCGCGATCACCGTGCGGGATATCGACGGCTGGATGTTCAACCGCATGGCGCCGCTGGACGCGCAACAGTAA
- the aspS gene encoding aspartate--tRNA ligase, with the protein MHAYRSHTCADLTKDNVGETVRLSGWVHRIRDHGGILFIDLRDHFGTTQVLCDPDSPAFKDVEKVRSEWCIRIDGNVKARDPELVNPKLPTGEIEVFVRELEVLGQAQELPLMVFGEQEYPEETRLKYRYLDLRRENMQRNMTLRSDVVASMRRRMWDKGFREYQTPIITASSPEGARDFLVPSRLHPGKFYALPQAPQQFKQLIMVSGFDKYFQIAPCFRDEDPRADRSPTDFYQLDLEMSFVEQQDVFDTISPVIAGVFEEFGGGKSVDAPETWPQIPYKEAALKYGTDKPDLRNPIEMQDVSEHFRGSGFAIFAKLLEQDGTEIRAIPAPTGGSRKFCDRMNAWAQKEGLPGMGYIFWRDQGDGMEAAGPLAKNIGPERTEAIRQQLGLGVGDAAFFLGGKPASFQKVAGRARDVLGQDLKLIDENRFAFAWIVDFPIYEKDEETGEIDFEHNPFSMPQGGMEALQGDPMAVKGYQYDLACNGYELVSGAIRNHKPEVMLKAFELAGYGADEVKARFGALFNAFHYGAPPHGGCAAGIDRIVMLLAGTSNIREVIMFPMNQRAEDLMMNAPSDPSSDQLMELGLRIMPRE; encoded by the coding sequence ATGCACGCCTACCGCAGCCACACCTGCGCCGATCTGACCAAGGATAACGTGGGCGAGACCGTGCGCCTGTCGGGCTGGGTGCATCGCATCCGCGACCACGGCGGTATCCTGTTCATCGACCTGCGCGACCACTTCGGCACCACGCAGGTGCTGTGCGACCCGGACAGCCCGGCCTTCAAGGACGTGGAGAAGGTGCGTTCCGAATGGTGCATCCGCATCGACGGCAACGTGAAGGCGCGCGACCCGGAACTGGTGAACCCGAAGCTGCCCACCGGCGAGATCGAGGTTTTCGTCCGCGAGCTCGAAGTGCTGGGCCAGGCGCAGGAACTGCCGCTGATGGTCTTCGGCGAACAGGAATACCCCGAAGAGACGCGCCTGAAGTACCGCTACCTCGACCTGCGCCGCGAGAACATGCAGCGCAACATGACGCTGCGCTCGGACGTTGTGGCGTCGATGCGCCGCCGCATGTGGGACAAGGGTTTCCGCGAGTACCAGACACCGATCATCACCGCGTCCTCGCCCGAGGGCGCGCGCGACTTCCTCGTGCCGTCGCGCCTGCACCCGGGCAAGTTCTACGCGCTGCCGCAGGCGCCGCAGCAGTTCAAGCAGCTCATCATGGTGTCGGGCTTCGACAAGTATTTCCAGATCGCGCCCTGTTTCCGCGACGAAGACCCGCGCGCCGACCGCTCGCCCACCGACTTCTACCAGCTCGACCTGGAGATGTCCTTTGTGGAGCAGCAGGACGTCTTCGACACGATTTCGCCGGTGATCGCAGGCGTCTTCGAGGAGTTCGGCGGCGGCAAGTCGGTGGACGCGCCCGAGACCTGGCCGCAGATCCCCTACAAGGAAGCGGCGCTGAAGTACGGCACCGACAAGCCCGACCTGCGCAACCCGATCGAGATGCAGGACGTGTCCGAGCATTTCCGCGGCTCGGGCTTCGCGATCTTCGCCAAGCTGCTGGAGCAGGACGGCACCGAGATCCGCGCCATCCCCGCCCCCACGGGCGGCTCGCGCAAGTTCTGCGACCGGATGAACGCCTGGGCCCAGAAAGAGGGCCTGCCGGGGATGGGCTACATCTTCTGGCGTGATCAGGGCGACGGCATGGAAGCCGCCGGTCCGCTGGCCAAGAACATCGGGCCCGAGCGGACCGAGGCGATCCGCCAGCAACTGGGCCTTGGCGTCGGCGACGCGGCGTTCTTCCTGGGCGGCAAACCGGCGTCTTTCCAGAAGGTTGCAGGCCGCGCGCGGGATGTGCTGGGTCAGGACCTGAAGCTGATCGACGAGAACCGCTTTGCCTTTGCGTGGATCGTGGACTTCCCGATCTACGAGAAGGACGAGGAAACCGGCGAGATCGACTTCGAGCACAACCCGTTCTCCATGCCGCAGGGCGGGATGGAGGCGCTGCAAGGCGATCCCATGGCGGTGAAGGGCTATCAGTACGACCTTGCCTGCAACGGTTACGAGCTGGTGTCCGGTGCGATCCGGAACCACAAGCCGGAGGTGATGCTGAAGGCGTTCGAACTGGCGGGCTACGGCGCAGACGAGGTCAAGGCGCGCTTCGGCGCCCTGTTCAACGCCTTCCACTACGGCGCACCGCCGCACGGTGGCTGCGCGGCGGGCATCGACCGGATCGTGATGCTGCTGGCCGGCACGTCGAACATCCGCGAGGTCATCATGTTCCCGATGAACCAGCGTGCCGAGGACCTGATGATGAACGCGCCGTCCGATCCCTCCAGCGACCAGCTTATGGAGTTGGGCCTGCGGATCATGCCGCGCGAGTAA
- a CDS encoding nitroreductase family protein has protein sequence MPTPNPEAMDFLLTRRSRPSKTLTAPVPDRATLETLLTAAARSPDHGKLEPWRFIVLSGDALHRMAGEVAATGARLGKDEPTIAKARAAFDDSPLCVAVIEVQKPSEKIPAIEQTYSAGAVCLALLNAALASGWGANWLSGWASHDADFRRDALGLAENETIAGFVHIGTETATPPDRPRPDLGAITTWVDA, from the coding sequence ATGCCCACCCCGAACCCGGAAGCGATGGACTTCCTTCTCACCCGCCGTTCTCGTCCCTCCAAGACGCTGACCGCCCCCGTCCCGGACCGCGCGACGCTGGAAACGCTGCTGACCGCCGCCGCCCGCTCGCCGGATCACGGCAAGCTGGAGCCGTGGCGCTTCATCGTGCTGTCGGGCGACGCGCTGCACCGGATGGCGGGCGAGGTGGCGGCCACGGGCGCGCGCCTCGGCAAGGACGAACCCACCATCGCCAAGGCGCGCGCGGCCTTCGACGACAGCCCGCTCTGCGTCGCGGTGATCGAGGTGCAGAAACCGTCCGAGAAGATCCCGGCCATCGAACAGACCTATTCCGCCGGGGCCGTCTGCCTCGCGCTGCTGAACGCGGCGCTGGCCAGCGGCTGGGGCGCGAACTGGCTGTCGGGCTGGGCGAGCCACGACGCGGACTTCCGCCGCGATGCCCTGGGACTGGCAGAGAACGAGACCATCGCGGGCTTTGTCCACATCGGCACGGAAACCGCGACGCCGCCGGACCGGCCGCGCCCCGACCTCGGCGCCATCACCACCTGGGTGGACGCATGA
- the mce gene encoding methylmalonyl-CoA epimerase: MIGRLNHVAIAVPDLEAASEQYRSALGAKVGAPQDEPDHGVTVVFIELPNTKIELLYPLGEDSPIKGFLDKNPSGGIHHVCYEVDDILAARDHLKATGARVLGSGEPKIGAHGKPVLFLHPKDFNGCLVELEQV; the protein is encoded by the coding sequence ATGATCGGTCGTCTCAACCATGTCGCCATTGCCGTCCCCGATCTGGAGGCGGCCTCTGAACAATACCGCAGCGCGCTTGGCGCCAAGGTCGGCGCGCCGCAGGACGAACCCGACCACGGGGTCACGGTGGTGTTCATCGAACTGCCGAACACCAAGATCGAACTTCTGTACCCGCTGGGCGAGGACAGCCCGATCAAGGGGTTCCTCGACAAGAACCCCTCCGGCGGCATTCACCACGTCTGCTACGAGGTCGACGACATCCTTGCCGCGCGCGACCACCTTAAGGCGACAGGCGCGCGGGTGCTGGGGTCGGGCGAGCCGAAGATCGGCGCCCATGGCAAGCCGGTGCTGTTCCTGCATCCGAAGGACTTCAACGGCTGCCTCGTGGAACTGGAGCAGGTCTGA
- a CDS encoding hemerythrin domain-containing protein, with translation MTDIYTAIKSDHDRHRALLETISDTSGASDTRKAAWDEFYHDVKAHAAAEEETFYSKLISKTWGQDAARHSVHEHQQLDDLMEELNETDMSSSGWLTRFKTLRHDYEHHVDEEEDEVFSRAKEVIDDSEIKGYGERFLRRKQEEAGLIDEKREDSLED, from the coding sequence ATGACCGACATCTACACCGCCATCAAGTCCGACCACGACAGGCACCGGGCGTTGCTGGAGACGATCTCCGACACGTCAGGCGCGTCGGACACGCGCAAGGCGGCATGGGACGAATTCTACCACGACGTGAAAGCGCACGCGGCGGCGGAAGAAGAGACGTTCTACTCCAAGCTGATCTCCAAGACCTGGGGTCAGGACGCGGCACGGCACTCCGTCCACGAGCACCAGCAGCTTGACGACCTGATGGAAGAGCTCAACGAGACGGACATGTCCTCCTCTGGCTGGCTGACCAGGTTCAAGACCCTCCGGCACGACTACGAACACCACGTCGATGAGGAAGAAGACGAAGTTTTCTCGCGTGCAAAAGAGGTTATCGACGATTCGGAGATCAAGGGATACGGCGAGCGCTTCCTTCGTCGGAAGCAGGAAGAGGCCGGTCTGATCGACGAGAAACGGGAAGATTCCCTCGAAGACTGA
- a CDS encoding response regulator, with translation MDRNDHLAAHMRPTAARPLLGLTILVVEDSRFACDAMRLLCLRSGARIRRADCLKSARRHLQVYRPSVVIIDLGLPDGSGAELISELSIACPRVDVLLGTSGDSFAEEVALAAGADGFLSKPIASVTAFQTAVLSALPPERQPTGPRPVIDDPILPDPLAYRDDMAHAADVLDDRDDERSLRYVTQFLTGVARSAGDRALQSAAEDLADARRSGRPMQSSLARVTALVQDRLTDRLAM, from the coding sequence ATGGACCGCAACGATCACCTCGCCGCGCACATGCGGCCCACAGCCGCCCGGCCCCTGCTGGGGCTCACCATCCTCGTGGTCGAGGACAGCCGCTTTGCCTGCGATGCCATGCGGCTCCTGTGCCTGCGCTCCGGCGCCCGCATCCGCCGCGCCGACTGCCTGAAGTCCGCGCGCCGGCACCTGCAGGTCTACCGTCCCAGCGTGGTCATCATCGACCTCGGCCTGCCCGACGGATCGGGGGCCGAGCTGATCTCGGAACTTTCCATCGCCTGCCCGCGGGTGGATGTGCTGCTCGGGACCTCCGGCGACAGCTTTGCGGAGGAGGTGGCGCTTGCTGCCGGGGCCGACGGCTTCCTGTCGAAACCCATCGCCTCCGTCACGGCGTTCCAGACCGCCGTCCTGTCCGCCCTGCCGCCCGAACGGCAGCCGACCGGGCCGCGCCCGGTGATCGACGACCCGATCCTGCCCGACCCGCTGGCCTACCGCGACGACATGGCCCATGCCGCCGACGTGCTGGACGACCGCGACGACGAACGCTCCCTGCGCTATGTCACGCAGTTCCTGACCGGCGTGGCGCGCAGTGCCGGGGATCGCGCGCTGCAAAGCGCGGCAGAGGATCTGGCCGATGCCCGCCGATCCGGGCGGCCGATGCAATCCAGCCTCGCCCGCGTGACCGCGCTTGTGCAGGACCGGCTGACCGACCGGCTGGCGATGTAG
- a CDS encoding EI24 domain-containing protein: MIFDAFFKALGQMGDPRFRSVLLRGVGITVAVLFAFAALMVWGAGWLVGDSLTLPWIGTITWIDNVLSWAMVPVTMVASVFLMVPVASAVTGLFLEEVAQAVEDVHYPDAGRATSVPFSEAALDGLGFLGTMVLANGVALVLYLLFAPLAPFIFWGLNGFLLGREYFILAAMRRVGRVEAKRLWRRHLVTIWAGGVLMAMPLSVPLVNLLIPVLGAATFTHIFHGLNRT; this comes from the coding sequence ATGATCTTCGACGCCTTCTTCAAGGCGTTGGGCCAGATGGGCGATCCGCGCTTCCGCTCCGTGCTGCTGCGCGGGGTGGGGATCACCGTCGCGGTGCTGTTCGCCTTCGCCGCGCTGATGGTCTGGGGCGCGGGCTGGCTGGTGGGCGACAGCCTGACCCTGCCGTGGATCGGCACGATCACCTGGATCGACAACGTGCTGAGCTGGGCCATGGTGCCGGTGACGATGGTGGCCTCGGTCTTCCTGATGGTGCCGGTGGCCTCGGCCGTCACCGGCCTTTTTCTCGAAGAGGTCGCGCAGGCGGTGGAGGACGTGCACTACCCCGACGCCGGCCGCGCCACGTCTGTGCCGTTCTCCGAAGCGGCGCTGGACGGGCTGGGTTTCCTGGGCACCATGGTGCTGGCGAACGGGGTGGCGCTGGTGCTCTACCTGCTGTTCGCCCCCCTCGCGCCGTTCATCTTCTGGGGGCTCAACGGCTTCCTGCTGGGGCGGGAATACTTCATCCTCGCCGCCATGCGCCGCGTCGGCCGGGTGGAGGCGAAGCGGCTCTGGCGGAGGCACCTGGTGACGATCTGGGCCGGGGGCGTGCTGATGGCCATGCCGCTGTCCGTGCCGTTGGTGAACCTGCTGATCCCGGTGCTGGGCGCGGCGACGTTCACCCACATCTTCCACGGCCTGAACCGGACCTGA